The following nucleotide sequence is from Nothobranchius furzeri strain GRZ-AD chromosome 11, NfurGRZ-RIMD1, whole genome shotgun sequence.
tcttttgctgtaaaaatatTGTGCTTTTCTTACCGATTTATTTCGTGATTTTTTCTTACTGACTAATTTTTTGATCTGTGTTTTTCAGACACATCTGAAGCGGAAAACACTCCCTCTTCAGAGGAACCATCCACTTCCTCAAGTAGCACTCCAggaccttctgtgccaccatcacctctgtccgtaccttctgtgccaccatcgcctcggCCAATTCCATCgccaccaccatcacctctgtccactaccactcgagaggaacatctaccatgtcgtcgacgcacaggtagtgtctgaccattctaaaaattgctttgtgcataaacaaaactgacaagttcacaggacaactgacattttgttatccatataaacacaaatgtaattgtcaatgttgttgtttccaGGTGACCGAAGACGGCGATTGGAAGCACGGACACAGGTGATATTTGATGAGTTGCAGATCGCAGATGGCAGGCAGATGGACAGAATGGAAGGCATAAGCCGGGAGCAGGTTAACTGGATGCAACAAGACGCAGCAGCAGCAAGGCAACATGAATTACAGATCGCAGAGCGATATTTTGAACATTTGGGTGCCCTAAATGCTGTTCTTGGACTGGTCGCACAAAGAATGGGCAGCTCCTCTGACTTCCTGCCACCACCCAGGCAGTAAGGAGCTATGTATTTGTCCCGTAATTTTTTGTATCCGTCTGTCCTTTTTATCAATAaattttcaaagaaaaacaaggtGTACATGAATTGTCTTAAACAATTTTGCTCGCAAATTTAAATTTACATAATAAATGTAGATTACATTACAGCCAGCCCACCTTAAATATATGTTAAAATGGAAAGGTGCAACAGTTTGTTAACAGTAAAATAGTGTACTTTATTAagttctgaaaataaaacaaacatttcagttcaAACTACAGGCTTCCAACTGTTAAAAGtgtcaaaacaataaacaaagtaaatggaaagaaaaaacacaaactgaGGTCAGCGGGTGAAGTGTCGCATCAGAGCTTCACGCACATCACTGCCCTCCTCTGCAACTTCCTGCATATTTGCAACCACTGGTTCATCAGCAGGTGTatcgcgtttaaagcgtgccacaacccgtgcacgcgcattgggtccacagtgcgcgtgtgaacgggactcgcgagcgaaaatatacatggcagcgcgcgcgtgaacgggactcgcgagcgaaaatatacaaggcgagaggtcatttgtgcactgagagggagcaaactgtgtctgtgagcgcacaaggatgtgcacaagtgacaaacctgcgtgcgcgcgttgccaacgagcacacggcagaggaaaacgtgcacgctcggcagcctctgcgcgctcggtttctaattccgcttgctcggctgtgaggagttttggcactctggaggcgtggcctgtggcagatcttccctatcctctgattggttagtttaccccgcactttactctctagctatctatataaaaaaatctgatattcagaaGTTGCtgccatagctcagctgggagagcgggcgactctcactctggaggatccaggttcgagtccggccaagtaacatagagttgatgtcatattattctttcctaattcctgtgatattattttacagttgtgaccgttcaactgtcattaaatgtccgaatgtttgctgggcagtgttttaaaaagtgcacatgagctagatggttttaaccaggtaaaaatagacttgtgggtgtaggtatgttcaagtttaaaaagttcttgcctcattaatgtattgtttatttttttcagcatttaattgacaaattatcctttcaaataattaattggtgagttacataattgtccatttagaattgttgaatggactgagtcaagtttggtgcactttatatatttcaaaacatgtttttttttattatgcatataaataattttaatgttaatttattgaaatatttcaatttcttcattacctcacccttgttttgacaaaaacaagaccttgctggataatatcatggagaaactatttgttcacagtacatggctcagtgaggatctgtgtaccaaaggaggagatactcagaaatctgtctgcagattgttacaacccagactggaagtggtgggctgtaatacgaaaggagaccaaacagaggagtgggggttcaacaactgatttatttaacaaaagtaaggatttactaaagcagatcagtgcagtcaagaattactggtgtttgggtagtcctgaacgtgttgtgatgcccccaccgtctcattgggttttcatttgtgtttaattgtgtttttt
It contains:
- the LOC107388611 gene encoding uncharacterized protein, translating into MEKEVSRVPVFVWLYFLCVKIPASNSFWSNVELQTFLTIIGDSNIQAELDGMIRNEKVFKEVSQRMAAEGFQRTSEQCRAKLKKIKAHYRKVKDSNGRSGNGRSTWKWYDVVDAIYGHRPSNRGSEGGLDSATSILESLINPVDTSEAENTPSSEEPSTSSSSTPGPSVPPSPLSVPSVPPSPRPIPSPPPSPLSTTTREEHLPCRRRTGDRRRRLEARTQVIFDELQIADGRQMDRMEGISREQVNWMQQDAAAARQHELQIAERYFEHLGALNAVLGLVAQRMGSSSDFLPPPRQ